One Mesorhizobium sp. L-2-11 genomic region harbors:
- a CDS encoding extensin-like domain-containing protein: protein MGWPTSACLIAGGLAIAAISACTTGSVLSLEPAVDVGSQTSAVPTNAVPKYAGMQRLVPSNPYMTAAYPRMDEPMAPTEQIPASEVECRKDLKRLGVVYTDLAPIREGQCGIDYPVKISTIGSIRMQPAATLTCDMAATFAGWARNELVPSARWRYFSGVRTIRQGSSYSCRRIAGEGTLSEHGKGNALDVMSIELGNGKEIDVRKPGLFAFRTRGFLNTVRADGCQYFTTVLGPGYNYDHRNHFHFDIKNRKNGYRACR from the coding sequence GTGGGCTGGCCCACGAGTGCCTGCTTGATTGCCGGCGGGCTTGCCATCGCAGCGATCTCGGCCTGCACCACCGGCAGCGTGCTTTCGCTGGAACCGGCCGTCGATGTCGGCAGCCAGACATCAGCCGTCCCGACAAACGCTGTCCCAAAGTATGCTGGAATGCAGCGCCTCGTCCCGTCCAACCCTTACATGACCGCCGCCTATCCGCGCATGGACGAGCCGATGGCGCCGACCGAACAGATACCGGCCAGCGAGGTCGAGTGCCGCAAGGATTTGAAGCGCCTGGGCGTCGTCTACACCGACCTTGCGCCGATCCGCGAAGGCCAGTGCGGCATCGACTATCCGGTCAAGATCTCGACCATCGGCAGCATCCGGATGCAGCCGGCCGCGACGCTGACTTGCGACATGGCCGCCACCTTCGCCGGCTGGGCCAGGAATGAACTGGTCCCGTCCGCCCGCTGGCGTTATTTCTCCGGCGTCAGGACCATTCGCCAGGGCTCGAGCTATTCCTGCCGCAGGATCGCCGGCGAAGGCACGCTGTCGGAGCACGGCAAGGGCAACGCGCTCGACGTCATGAGCATCGAGCTCGGCAATGGCAAGGAGATCGACGTGCGCAAGCCCGGCCTGTTCGCCTTCCGCACCCGCGGCTTCCTCAACACCGTGCGCGCCGATGGCTGCCAGTATTTCACCACCGTGCTCGGCCCCGGCTACAATTACGACCACCGCAACCATTTCCATTTCGACATCAAGAACCGCAAGAACGGCTACCGCGCTTGCCGCTAG
- a CDS encoding extensin-like domain-containing protein: MAALTPRTSIRLAGLIRLALPLAAAMLFAGAALAQAPELPETMPAPELNQPQSAQEAAPADVPIPEPRPADAPEPDQPATDTLNQQKSDLHQEDRAEPPAVAPTPTEKPAEAESPAAAPKPPEKPAQAPEKEIPPDPRSAAVPQEKMPDEELACRRRLKSMGVDFEERKAEHDAAVGCSIPYPIALKTLGKSLDINPETELNCQMAEAAARFAADIVQPAAKAELGAELKSVGQASAFVCRHRNGGGKLSEHAFGNALDIASFTLSDGRRVDIGPAPPEKEAKFLNAIRKAACGPFKTVLGPGSDADHSLHLHLDLAPRRNGGTFCQ, from the coding sequence ATGGCGGCGCTGACCCCTCGCACATCGATCAGATTGGCCGGATTGATCAGATTGGCGCTGCCTTTGGCGGCGGCGATGCTGTTCGCAGGAGCAGCCCTGGCCCAAGCTCCGGAATTGCCTGAAACGATGCCTGCCCCGGAGCTCAATCAGCCGCAATCAGCGCAAGAAGCCGCGCCTGCCGACGTGCCGATCCCCGAGCCGCGCCCTGCGGATGCGCCAGAGCCTGATCAACCCGCGACCGACACGCTGAACCAGCAGAAGTCGGACCTGCATCAGGAAGACCGGGCGGAGCCGCCGGCAGTCGCTCCGACGCCGACCGAAAAGCCGGCCGAGGCGGAATCACCGGCCGCCGCGCCAAAACCACCGGAGAAGCCGGCGCAAGCGCCGGAAAAGGAAATCCCTCCCGACCCGCGCTCGGCCGCTGTGCCACAGGAGAAAATGCCGGACGAGGAACTGGCCTGCCGCAGGCGGCTGAAGTCGATGGGCGTCGATTTCGAGGAACGCAAAGCCGAGCATGATGCGGCGGTCGGCTGCTCTATCCCTTATCCGATCGCACTGAAGACGCTGGGCAAGTCATTGGATATCAACCCCGAAACCGAGTTGAACTGCCAGATGGCCGAGGCCGCCGCGCGCTTCGCCGCCGATATCGTCCAGCCGGCGGCCAAGGCCGAGCTCGGCGCCGAACTCAAGTCGGTCGGCCAGGCATCCGCCTTCGTCTGCCGACACCGCAATGGCGGCGGGAAATTGTCGGAGCACGCCTTCGGCAACGCGCTCGACATCGCCAGCTTCACGCTTTCGGACGGCAGGAGAGTCGACATCGGCCCGGCGCCGCCGGAAAAGGAGGCGAAATTCCTGAACGCAATACGCAAGGCAGCCTGCGGACCGTTCAAGACCGTGCTTGGCCCGGGCAGCGATGCCGATCATTCGCTGCATCTTCATCTCGATCTTGCACCGCGCCGCAACGGCGGCACCTTCTGCCAGTGA
- a CDS encoding LacI family DNA-binding transcriptional regulator yields MQSAAEDGTQTGAMITLTDVARAAGVGESTASRVLRGHGSFSAKTRESVLTAARSLGYVPNRIAGTLASMGSKLVGVVIPSLSNIVFPDVLRGANTVLVGAGFQPVVAVTDYDPEREESVIESLLSWRPAGMMVAGLDHTERTGAMLRNARIRVAELLDTDGEGIDIVVGFSNRKAGRVSAQHLMSRGYRCIGYVGHDLGLDLRAAKRFAAFRAALGEAGLSVIGEEIIPAASSIEAGRDGLARLLERCPDLDAVYFSNDDMAIGGYFHCLAHGITIPDRLAIFGYNGLDVARSAPQPLSTILTPRVTVGEIGARLVCSDGPSAVVDIGFELIEGATT; encoded by the coding sequence ATGCAGAGCGCAGCAGAAGACGGTACGCAAACCGGCGCGATGATAACCCTCACCGACGTTGCGCGCGCGGCTGGCGTCGGCGAAAGCACTGCTTCGCGCGTGTTGCGCGGGCATGGTTCCTTCTCAGCCAAGACACGCGAGAGTGTACTCACTGCCGCGCGGAGTCTCGGCTATGTGCCAAACCGGATCGCGGGAACCCTGGCCTCCATGGGGTCCAAGCTCGTCGGCGTCGTCATTCCTTCGCTAAGCAATATCGTCTTTCCGGATGTGCTGCGCGGCGCCAATACAGTACTGGTCGGAGCCGGCTTCCAACCTGTCGTCGCAGTGACAGACTACGATCCGGAGCGGGAGGAGAGCGTCATCGAGTCACTCCTCAGCTGGCGTCCAGCCGGGATGATGGTAGCGGGGCTCGATCATACCGAGCGCACCGGCGCCATGCTGCGGAATGCCCGCATCAGAGTGGCCGAATTGCTCGATACCGATGGCGAGGGCATCGATATCGTCGTGGGCTTTTCCAACCGCAAGGCAGGCAGGGTAAGTGCTCAGCATTTGATGTCGCGCGGCTATCGCTGCATCGGCTACGTCGGCCACGACCTCGGTCTGGACCTTCGCGCGGCCAAGCGTTTCGCAGCGTTTCGCGCGGCCCTGGGCGAAGCCGGGCTGAGCGTCATTGGAGAAGAAATCATCCCTGCCGCATCGTCGATCGAAGCCGGGCGCGACGGACTTGCTCGATTGCTGGAGCGTTGTCCCGATCTGGATGCGGTTTACTTCTCCAACGACGACATGGCGATCGGCGGCTATTTCCACTGTCTCGCCCACGGCATCACCATACCGGACCGGCTGGCGATCTTCGGCTACAACGGTCTCGATGTAGCCAGAAGTGCGCCGCAGCCGCTTTCGACCATCCTGACGCCGCGAGTGACTGTCGGTGAGATCGGAGCACGGCTCGTCTGCTCCGATGGACCATCCGCAGTGGTCGATATCGGGTTCGAGCTGATCGAAGGAGCGACGACGTGA
- a CDS encoding tetratricopeptide repeat protein, whose product MRRRLVIQVLAVAALPLFAVPAFSAGEGGGGGGGGGNQTVTQCKKGMVWDKKKKKCVAPKQGMLDDDNIYEAGRALAMAGRYDEAISVLSLAADKQDPRILNYLGYSHRHSGRVAVGLGYYEEALRIDPDYTLVREYLGEAHLQIGDLAGAREQLREIEKRTGKGSREYGMLSEQIDRFMKS is encoded by the coding sequence ATGCGCAGACGATTGGTGATCCAGGTTCTGGCGGTTGCCGCCCTGCCGCTGTTTGCCGTTCCGGCGTTTTCGGCCGGTGAAGGTGGTGGTGGCGGCGGCGGCGGCGGCAACCAGACCGTCACGCAGTGTAAGAAAGGCATGGTCTGGGACAAGAAGAAGAAGAAGTGCGTTGCGCCCAAGCAAGGCATGCTGGACGACGACAACATCTATGAAGCCGGCCGCGCGCTGGCTATGGCCGGACGTTATGACGAGGCGATCTCCGTGCTCAGCCTGGCTGCGGACAAGCAAGACCCTCGCATCCTCAACTACCTCGGCTACTCGCATCGCCATTCCGGACGCGTCGCCGTCGGTCTCGGCTATTATGAGGAAGCGCTGCGCATCGATCCTGATTACACGCTGGTACGTGAATATCTCGGCGAGGCGCATCTGCAGATCGGCGATCTCGCCGGCGCCCGCGAACAGCTACGCGAGATCGAGAAACGCACCGGCAAGGGATCTCGTGAATACGGCATGCTGTCCGAGCAGATAGACCGTTTCATGAAGAGCTGA
- the ltnD gene encoding L-threonate dehydrogenase gives MTTNDEQKDIPAAATLRVAVIGLGSMGFGVATSLRRAGFEVTGFDVNDQMVARFVATGGRGAQSPAEAAQAADVVISVVVNAAQTEAILFGAEGVAETLPEGAVFVSSATMDPDVARNLAARLETTGRLYLDAPISGGSVRAAEGALTVLASGSAAAFAKARPALDAMAAKLYELGDEPGVGAAFKMINQLLAGVHIAAASEAVAFAARQGLDIRKVYEVITASAGNSWMFENRVPHVLDGDYAPRSAVDIFVKDLGIVQDMARSAKFPVPVAAAALQMFLMTSAAGMGRDDDASVARLYARITGTDLPGEPQT, from the coding sequence ATGACCACGAACGACGAGCAGAAGGATATCCCAGCTGCAGCCACACTGCGGGTCGCGGTTATCGGCCTCGGTTCGATGGGGTTCGGGGTGGCGACGTCGCTTCGCCGCGCGGGGTTCGAGGTGACAGGCTTCGACGTCAACGACCAGATGGTGGCGCGCTTTGTCGCCACCGGCGGGCGGGGAGCACAAAGCCCCGCCGAGGCCGCCCAAGCTGCGGACGTCGTGATTTCAGTGGTCGTCAATGCGGCGCAGACCGAAGCCATCCTTTTTGGCGCCGAAGGGGTCGCCGAAACCCTGCCAGAGGGCGCGGTGTTCGTCTCCTCAGCCACCATGGATCCTGACGTTGCACGCAATCTGGCCGCCCGGCTTGAAACCACCGGACGGCTCTATCTCGATGCGCCAATCAGTGGCGGGTCAGTCCGCGCGGCGGAAGGTGCCCTCACCGTTCTGGCCTCCGGCAGCGCTGCCGCCTTTGCCAAAGCGCGGCCCGCACTCGACGCGATGGCAGCCAAGCTTTATGAGCTTGGAGATGAACCGGGCGTCGGCGCGGCATTCAAGATGATAAACCAGTTGCTCGCCGGTGTGCATATCGCGGCAGCGAGCGAAGCCGTCGCCTTCGCCGCGCGGCAGGGGCTCGATATTCGCAAAGTCTATGAGGTCATCACCGCCTCGGCCGGCAATTCATGGATGTTCGAGAACCGCGTTCCGCACGTGCTCGACGGCGACTATGCCCCACGCAGCGCCGTCGACATTTTCGTCAAGGATCTCGGCATCGTCCAGGATATGGCGCGCAGTGCCAAGTTCCCCGTGCCCGTGGCGGCCGCAGCGCTGCAGATGTTCCTGATGACCTCGGCGGCCGGGATGGGGCGCGATGACGATGCCTCTGTCGCCCGCCTCTACGCAAGGATCACGGGCACTGACTTGCCCGGCGAACCGCAAACCTGA
- a CDS encoding alpha/beta fold hydrolase: MTSSIKQRLRLSGGTELSFITAGDASNPALLLLHGFPSSSRTFQGIIPGLARRLRHRPRLSLADAPWPSPAASGSVRIALGHSVTISP; encoded by the coding sequence ATGACATCCTCCATAAAACAGCGGCTGCGCCTGTCCGGCGGGACCGAGCTTTCCTTCATCACCGCGGGTGATGCGTCCAATCCCGCGCTGTTGCTCCTGCACGGCTTTCCGAGCTCGTCGCGCACCTTCCAGGGCATCATTCCCGGCCTTGCGCGTCGCCTTCGTCATCGCCCCCGACTATCGCTCGCAGATGCCCCGTGGCCGTCGCCAGCTGCTTCCGGAAGCGTCAGGATTGCGCTTGGCCATTCAGTCACGATCAGCCCTTGA
- a CDS encoding LssY C-terminal domain-containing protein → MSRRSLRRRATTWLVAFCAGYLALAYLAAPEFWTLRDRNFRTQRFEMVAHTPQGIAGDPINVGLVGTKKELVHAFAVAGWDTADALTLETAIEIGESVLFDRPYPDAPVSRLLFEGRAQDLAFEKPVGDSADRRHHVRFWQTDATGDDGRPLWLGAASFDRGVGLSHNTGQVTHYIAPDIDAERDFLVRDLSAAGMLISTSEISGIGATKTGRNGGGDPYFTDGKAVVGVLRQLP, encoded by the coding sequence ATGAGCCGACGAAGCCTTCGACGACGCGCGACGACCTGGCTGGTGGCGTTCTGTGCCGGCTATCTCGCGCTCGCCTATTTGGCCGCGCCGGAATTCTGGACGCTGCGCGACCGCAATTTCCGTACGCAGCGTTTCGAGATGGTGGCGCACACGCCGCAAGGCATCGCGGGCGATCCGATCAATGTCGGCCTCGTCGGCACCAAAAAAGAGCTGGTCCATGCCTTCGCCGTCGCCGGATGGGACACGGCCGACGCCCTGACGCTGGAGACCGCGATCGAGATCGGCGAAAGCGTGCTGTTCGATCGGCCCTATCCCGACGCGCCGGTCAGCCGGCTGCTGTTCGAAGGCCGTGCACAGGATCTGGCCTTCGAGAAGCCGGTCGGCGACAGTGCCGACCGGCGTCATCACGTCCGCTTCTGGCAGACCGATGCGACCGGAGACGATGGCCGGCCGCTCTGGCTGGGTGCGGCAAGCTTCGATCGCGGCGTCGGCCTCAGCCACAACACCGGCCAGGTCACCCACTATATCGCTCCTGACATCGACGCCGAGCGCGATTTCCTGGTCCGCGACCTGTCTGCCGCAGGCATGCTGATCTCGACCAGCGAGATATCAGGCATCGGTGCGACAAAGACCGGGCGCAATGGCGGCGGCGATCCCTATTTCACCGACGGCAAGGCGGTGGTGGGCGTGCTGCGGCAGCTGCCGTAG
- the otnC gene encoding 3-oxo-tetronate 4-phosphate decarboxylase, with amino-acid sequence MTETKLRDDICRFGRSLFERGLTPGSSGNISLRLDDGGWLVTPTNASLGFLDPARISRLDAQGRLTSGDAPTKEIPLHTAIYQTRAEARAIVHLHSTHAVALSMLPEIDPKAVLPPMTPYYLMRAGPTALVSYHRPGDPAVVAAIKGLAGRYSSVLLANHGPVVAGETLEAAVFATEELEETAKLYLLLRGLNPRYLSPEQVADLVRVFGISLPEQDEHHH; translated from the coding sequence GTGACTGAGACCAAGCTAAGGGACGATATCTGCCGCTTCGGACGTTCGTTGTTCGAGCGCGGGCTGACGCCGGGATCGTCAGGCAATATCAGCCTGCGGCTCGATGATGGCGGCTGGCTGGTCACACCCACCAATGCCTCGCTAGGATTCCTGGATCCTGCCCGAATTTCCCGCCTTGATGCGCAAGGCAGGCTGACCTCTGGCGATGCGCCGACCAAGGAAATTCCGTTGCATACTGCGATCTATCAGACGAGGGCAGAGGCGCGCGCCATTGTGCACCTGCACTCGACCCACGCAGTCGCCCTTTCCATGCTGCCGGAAATAGATCCTAAGGCGGTGCTGCCGCCGATGACGCCCTACTATCTGATGCGCGCCGGACCAACCGCGCTGGTGTCCTACCATCGGCCAGGCGACCCGGCGGTTGTCGCTGCGATCAAGGGCCTTGCCGGGCGCTATTCCTCAGTGCTGCTGGCAAACCACGGTCCCGTGGTCGCGGGCGAAACGCTCGAGGCCGCCGTATTCGCTACCGAGGAACTGGAGGAAACCGCAAAGCTCTATCTGTTGTTACGCGGCCTCAATCCCCGCTACCTGTCGCCGGAACAGGTCGCCGATTTGGTGCGGGTTTTCGGGATATCCTTGCCGGAGCAAGACGAGCACCATCATTAG
- the otnI gene encoding 2-oxo-tetronate isomerase, with amino-acid sequence MPRFAANLTMMFNEWPFLDRFAAAADAGFEAVEFLFPYEHRPDAIAERLAKNGLCQVLFNLPPGNWAGGERGLASLPGRFEELQVGVETALSYAEATGVKRLHLMSGIASRDDKEAVEAYRNAIVWTAGKLADRGIDLLIEPINGRDMPGYLLNDFGFAEALAGDLALPNLKLQFDVYHRQIMHGDVTMALRRLMPLIGHIQIASVPSRHEPATGELNDHFIFDELDRLGYAGFVGCEYRPSSKTLDGLSWLARHGGEHQRALSGAKRGALT; translated from the coding sequence ATGCCCCGCTTCGCCGCCAATCTCACCATGATGTTCAACGAATGGCCGTTCCTCGACCGGTTCGCTGCCGCCGCCGATGCCGGCTTCGAAGCGGTCGAGTTCCTTTTCCCTTACGAGCATAGACCCGATGCGATCGCCGAACGCCTCGCAAAGAACGGTCTATGCCAAGTCCTGTTCAACCTGCCGCCCGGTAACTGGGCTGGCGGCGAGCGTGGGCTGGCCTCCCTGCCGGGACGGTTCGAGGAGCTCCAGGTCGGTGTTGAAACAGCGCTCTCCTACGCAGAGGCGACCGGCGTCAAGCGCCTCCATCTCATGTCGGGGATTGCCTCTCGCGACGACAAGGAAGCTGTCGAGGCCTACCGGAACGCCATCGTCTGGACGGCCGGAAAACTCGCCGACCGAGGCATCGATCTCTTGATCGAGCCGATCAACGGCCGTGACATGCCGGGTTACTTGCTCAACGACTTCGGCTTCGCTGAAGCCCTTGCCGGCGATCTGGCACTACCCAATCTCAAGCTGCAATTCGACGTCTACCATCGCCAGATCATGCATGGTGACGTCACCATGGCGCTTCGCCGGCTAATGCCGCTCATCGGTCACATCCAGATCGCCAGCGTGCCATCGCGGCATGAACCGGCGACCGGGGAACTCAATGATCACTTCATTTTCGACGAGCTGGACCGGCTAGGATATGCCGGCTTTGTCGGCTGCGAATACCGGCCGAGCAGCAAGACGCTCGATGGGCTCAGCTGGCTTGCTCGCCATGGCGGCGAGCACCAGCGCGCACTCTCAGGTGCCAAGCGTGGAGCTCTGACATGA
- a CDS encoding DUF3775 domain-containing protein: MQRRLEKEWELSIGPDTVRLFILKAKALSAAVNEDYADGAEHEVELDGEAHDNHNHDGLVEERSEDLTEEELRELINDLNVDEAAELVALAWVGRGDYDASEWADALTAARERANKRTAKYLLGMPLLADWLEEGLEAIGA; the protein is encoded by the coding sequence GTGCAGCGGCGCCTTGAAAAAGAGTGGGAGCTTTCGATCGGTCCCGACACCGTGCGCCTGTTCATCCTCAAGGCGAAGGCGTTGAGCGCCGCCGTCAACGAAGACTACGCCGATGGCGCCGAGCACGAGGTAGAACTCGACGGCGAGGCGCATGACAACCATAATCATGACGGTCTCGTCGAGGAACGTTCGGAGGACCTCACCGAAGAAGAGCTGCGCGAACTGATCAACGACCTCAATGTCGACGAGGCGGCCGAACTCGTAGCACTCGCCTGGGTTGGCCGCGGCGACTATGACGCTTCGGAATGGGCCGACGCGCTGACGGCCGCGCGCGAGCGCGCCAACAAGCGCACTGCGAAATATCTGCTCGGCATGCCGCTGTTGGCCGACTGGCTGGAGGAAGGGCTGGAAGCGATCGGTGCGTAA
- a CDS encoding methyltransferase → MALRAGLDLGIFTRLGGGALTADSLGAALKVEPDRLLRLLYALASIGLLEVKDGQFRNGADAAAFLDASKPTYRGGDHALLRELWGADLLTAESLRQNRPAALHDFSEAGPEAAVAFSRMLAPGGVIFGRHLAREMDLSAIGSVIDIGGGPGTIFVGLRERWPQIAATLMELPTVAAAAKDILSEYGADDVVVEEGDITVAPSIGRHDLAILKAVVQVLPPDQARGSILNAARCLTAGGEIAIAGWGVVDDDRLGPPEGVFLNLTFLNLYRHGESYTEGQYRAWMTEAGFRDISRSRLTDGSTLFRARLKG, encoded by the coding sequence TTGGCGCTTCGCGCCGGGCTGGACCTTGGCATCTTCACCCGGCTCGGTGGCGGCGCGTTGACTGCTGACAGCCTTGGAGCCGCGCTCAAAGTCGAGCCCGATCGTCTGTTGCGGCTCCTCTACGCGCTCGCCAGCATCGGTCTTCTCGAAGTCAAGGATGGCCAATTTCGCAACGGAGCCGATGCGGCGGCCTTCCTCGACGCGTCAAAGCCGACCTATCGCGGCGGCGATCATGCGCTCCTGCGCGAGCTCTGGGGAGCCGACCTGCTGACCGCAGAGTCGCTGCGACAGAACCGGCCGGCTGCGCTGCACGACTTCTCCGAAGCCGGGCCCGAGGCAGCAGTGGCCTTCAGCCGCATGCTCGCGCCGGGCGGGGTGATTTTCGGCCGACATCTGGCTCGGGAGATGGACCTCTCGGCAATCGGTTCGGTGATCGACATCGGCGGCGGCCCCGGGACCATTTTCGTCGGACTTCGCGAGCGGTGGCCGCAGATTGCAGCGACGCTGATGGAACTCCCAACGGTCGCAGCGGCCGCCAAAGATATCCTGTCAGAATACGGTGCCGACGACGTGGTTGTCGAAGAGGGTGACATAACCGTCGCGCCATCGATCGGTCGGCACGATCTGGCGATCCTGAAGGCCGTCGTCCAGGTCCTGCCGCCGGACCAGGCGCGCGGCTCAATCCTGAACGCGGCGCGTTGCCTCACAGCTGGAGGCGAAATCGCAATTGCGGGGTGGGGCGTCGTCGATGACGACCGCCTCGGCCCGCCTGAGGGTGTGTTTCTGAATCTCACCTTCTTGAACCTCTATCGCCACGGCGAATCGTACACTGAAGGTCAGTATCGCGCGTGGATGACCGAGGCTGGATTCCGGGATATCTCCAGGTCGCGCCTGACGGACGGCTCCACCTTGTTTCGTGCGCGCCTCAAGGGCTGA
- a CDS encoding hemolysin family protein: MLYAEIAIVVVLICVNGLLAMSELAIVSSRPARLKAMIDRNVTGAGRALALGSNPGKFLSSVQIGITLVGVLSGAFSGATLGERLSVFLASIGVRDSLADPIGVGIVVALITYFSLIIGELVPKQIALRDPERVAARVAPAMTILATVSAPLVFLLDISGRAMLWLLGQRGESEEKVTDEEIKMLVAEAEHHGTIESDERRMIAGVMRLGDRAVRAVMTPRTEVDWINLQSDDAATRKLLMETQHSRLPAGDGSVDAMIGVVQTRDVLAAMLGGRALDPRRHVRTAPIVHDQADALDVLSTLKESNVPMALVHDEYGHFEGIVTPADILEAITGVFRADLDAGDEENAVKRDDGSWLLAGYMQADEMADVLGIDLPENRDYETVAGYVLAHLHHLPTTGECVDAQGWRFEVVDLDGRRIDKLIATRLPGGHREIVR; the protein is encoded by the coding sequence ATGCTTTACGCTGAAATCGCTATCGTGGTCGTCCTCATCTGCGTGAACGGCCTTTTGGCAATGTCCGAGCTTGCCATCGTCTCGTCACGGCCGGCCCGCCTCAAGGCGATGATCGACCGCAACGTCACCGGCGCCGGACGCGCCTTGGCGCTCGGCTCCAATCCAGGAAAATTCCTGTCGTCGGTGCAGATCGGCATCACCCTGGTCGGCGTCCTGTCCGGCGCCTTTTCCGGCGCCACGCTTGGCGAGCGGCTGTCCGTGTTCCTGGCATCGATCGGCGTCCGCGACAGCCTTGCCGACCCGATCGGCGTCGGCATCGTTGTCGCGCTCATCACCTACTTCTCGCTGATCATCGGCGAACTGGTGCCCAAGCAGATCGCGCTGCGCGATCCCGAACGCGTCGCCGCCAGGGTTGCTCCGGCGATGACTATCCTCGCCACCGTCTCGGCGCCGCTCGTCTTCCTGCTCGACATTTCCGGCCGCGCCATGCTGTGGCTGCTTGGCCAACGCGGTGAAAGCGAGGAGAAGGTCACCGACGAGGAGATCAAGATGCTGGTCGCCGAGGCCGAGCATCACGGCACCATCGAATCCGACGAGCGGCGCATGATCGCCGGCGTCATGCGGCTCGGCGACCGCGCCGTCCGCGCGGTGATGACGCCGCGCACCGAGGTCGACTGGATCAACCTGCAGTCCGACGACGCGGCGACCCGCAAACTCCTAATGGAAACCCAGCATTCGCGCCTGCCGGCCGGCGATGGCAGCGTCGACGCCATGATCGGCGTCGTCCAGACCCGCGACGTGCTGGCCGCGATGCTCGGCGGTCGCGCGCTCGACCCGCGCCGGCACGTGCGCACCGCTCCCATCGTCCATGACCAGGCCGACGCGCTGGATGTTCTTTCGACACTTAAGGAATCCAACGTGCCGATGGCGCTGGTCCATGACGAATACGGCCATTTCGAAGGCATCGTCACCCCGGCTGACATACTGGAAGCCATCACCGGCGTCTTCCGGGCGGACCTCGACGCCGGCGACGAGGAAAACGCCGTCAAGCGTGACGACGGCTCATGGCTGCTCGCCGGCTACATGCAGGCCGACGAGATGGCGGACGTTCTCGGCATCGACCTGCCGGAAAACCGCGACTACGAGACCGTCGCCGGTTACGTACTGGCGCATCTGCACCATCTGCCGACGACCGGCGAATGCGTCGATGCGCAGGGCTGGCGCTTCGAGGTCGTCGACCTCGACGGCCGCCGCATCGACAAGCTCATCGCCACCCGCCTGCCCGGCGGCCATCGCGAGATCGTGCGGTGA
- the greA gene encoding transcription elongation factor GreA codes for MNKVPMTGEGFASLKEELRWRQQEERPRIIEAISEARSHGDLSENAEYHAAKEAQSLNEGRVNELEDFIARAEVIDITKLSGEKVKFGATVVLVDEDTDEKKTYQIVGDQEADVRSGRISISSPIARALIGKAVGDAIEVNAPGGARGYEIVQVQFI; via the coding sequence ATGAACAAGGTCCCGATGACAGGCGAGGGGTTCGCGTCATTGAAGGAAGAACTGCGCTGGCGCCAGCAGGAAGAGCGGCCGCGCATCATCGAAGCAATCTCCGAAGCGCGCTCGCACGGTGATCTCTCTGAAAACGCGGAATACCACGCGGCGAAAGAGGCGCAGAGTCTCAATGAGGGCCGCGTCAACGAGCTCGAGGATTTTATCGCCCGCGCCGAGGTGATCGACATCACCAAGCTCAGCGGCGAAAAGGTCAAGTTCGGCGCGACCGTGGTTTTGGTCGACGAGGACACGGACGAGAAGAAGACCTACCAGATCGTCGGCGACCAGGAGGCGGACGTGAGGTCAGGCCGCATCTCGATCTCCTCGCCGATCGCACGGGCGCTGATCGGCAAGGCAGTTGGCGACGCCATCGAGGTCAACGCGCCAGGCGGTGCGCGGGGCTACGAGATCGTCCAGGTGCAGTTCATCTAG